In Rhodococcus pseudokoreensis, the DNA window TGGCGAGCGCCGTCGACAACCCGGTGGTCACCCTCGACGGGCGGGTGGAGTCGAACGGCAATTTCCACGGGGCGCCGGTCGGGTACGTCCTGGATTTCCTGGCGATCGTCGTCGCGGACGTCGCGAGCATGAGTGAGCGCCGCACCGACCGGTTCCTCGACGTCGCGCGCAACCACGGGCTGCCGCCGTTCCTGGCGGACGATCCCGGTGTCGACAGCGGCCACATGATCGCGCAGTACACGCAGGCGGCGATCGTGTCGGAACTGAAGCGGCTGGCGGCGCCGGCGAGTGTCGACTCGATTCCGTCGTCGGCGATGCAGGAGGACCATGTGTCGATGGGGTGGTCCGCCGCCCGGAAGCTGCGCCGGGCGATCGACGGGCTCACCCGGGTTCTCGCCGTCGAGGCGCTGACTGCCGCTCGGGCGCTCGACCTGCGGGCGCCGCTCGCACCGTCACCCGCGACGGGGGCGGTGCGGGACACGATCCGTGCGCACGTTGCCGGGCCGGGAACCGACCGTCACCTAGCGCCGGAAATCGAGGCCGCGGTCGCCCTCGCCGCCTCAGGCAGGTTGCTCGAGGCGGCGGAGGGTGCCGTGGGTGCACTGGCCTGACGACTGACCTGCCTTGGGAATCAGACCCGCTCGAACACCGCGGCCAGGCCCTGGCCGCCGCCGATGCACATGGTCTCCAGCCCGTAGCGGGACTCGCGACGGTCCATTTCCCGCAGGAGGGTGGCGAGGATGCGACCGCCGGTGGCGCCGACGGGGTGCCCGAGCGAGATGCCGGACCCGTTGGGGTTGAGGCGCTCGTCGGTGGGGTCGAGGTCCCAGCTGCGGAGGACGGCGAGGGTCTGCGCGGCGAAGGCCTCGTTCAGTTCGATGACACCCATGTCGGACAGCGACAGTCCGAGCTGACCGAGGGCCTTCTCCGTCGCGGGCACCGGGCCGATGCCCATCGTGCGCGGCGGGACGCCGGCCACGGCCCACGACGCCATCCGGGCGAGGGGCTTCAGTCCCAATTCCTTCGCCTTCTCTGCGGTCGTCACGATGCACACGGCCGCGCCGTCGTTCTGGCCGCTGGCATTGCCTGCGGTGACGGTGGAGGCGGAGTCGATCTTGGAGCGGATGGCGCGGAGCTTCGACAGCGACTCCACCGTGGTGTCGGCGCGCGGGTGCTCGTCCTTGTCGACGACGAGCGGGTCCGACTTACGTTGCGGCACCGTCACTCCGACGATCTCCTCGGCGAAGCGGCCCGACTCCTGCGCGGCGACGGCACGCTGGTGCGACTGCACGGCGAGCGCGTCCTGGTCCTCGCGGCTGATGTCGAATTCGGCCCGCAGGTTCTCGGCGGTCTCGATCATGCCGCCGGGCACGGGGAAGTTCGCGCCGCCGGCGGTGACGCGGGCGCGGGCGAGCCGGTCTGCGAGTTGCACCCCTTCGCCCTTGACGCCCCAGCGGATGTTCGGGTTGGTGTAGAACTCGGCCTGGCTCATGGATTCGGCGCCGCCGGCGAGGACGAGATCGTTGCCGCCGGACGCCACCTGCAGCACGGCGGTGATGACGGCCTGCAGACCGGATCCGCAGCGGCGATCCACCTGCATGCCCGGGACGTCGATGCCGAGTCCGGCGTCGAGGGCCGCGATCCGGCCGATGGCCGGGGCCTCTCCGCCCGGGGATGCCTGACCGAGGATGACGTCGTCGATCTGGCTGCCGTCGATGCCGGTGCGTTCGACGAGTGCCGTGATGACGGTGGCGGCGAGACTCTGGGGAGTGAGGTCCTTGAACACTCCACCGAACCGCCCGACCGGCGTCCGGAGGGGTTCGCAGATGACGACGTCACGCATGAAAAGGCCTTTCGTGAAGATTCCTCGGGCAGCGTCAGCGGTTGACGGTGGCGAGGTCCTGTTCGATGTCGGTTGCGGTGACCCGCAGCGACGGGATGAGATCGGAATGCAGATCCTCGAGGCTGTACCGTGCGGCCGGAGTGGAGATGTTCACCGCGGCGACGGTGAGCCCGGAGGCGTTGCGGATCGGTGCGGCCATCGACCGCAGGCCCGCCTCGAGTTCCTGGTCGAGAACGCAGATGCCGTCCGCGCGGACCGCGAGGATCGCGGCCTTCAGGTCGTCGCGGGCCGTGATCGTGCGCTCGGTGAGGCGCTGGATGTCGAGCTTCTCGAGGTACGCGTCGAGTTCGTCGTCGGGCAGTCCCGCCAGCAGGACGCGGCCCATCGACGTCGCGTACGCCGGGAGCCGGGTGCCGATGGTGATGCCCACCGTCATGATCCGGCTGACGGGCACACGGGCGACGTACACGATGTCGGCGCCGTCGAGGATCGACACCGACGACGACTCGTGG includes these proteins:
- a CDS encoding acetyl-CoA C-acetyltransferase; this translates as MRDVVICEPLRTPVGRFGGVFKDLTPQSLAATVITALVERTGIDGSQIDDVILGQASPGGEAPAIGRIAALDAGLGIDVPGMQVDRRCGSGLQAVITAVLQVASGGNDLVLAGGAESMSQAEFYTNPNIRWGVKGEGVQLADRLARARVTAGGANFPVPGGMIETAENLRAEFDISREDQDALAVQSHQRAVAAQESGRFAEEIVGVTVPQRKSDPLVVDKDEHPRADTTVESLSKLRAIRSKIDSASTVTAGNASGQNDGAAVCIVTTAEKAKELGLKPLARMASWAVAGVPPRTMGIGPVPATEKALGQLGLSLSDMGVIELNEAFAAQTLAVLRSWDLDPTDERLNPNGSGISLGHPVGATGGRILATLLREMDRRESRYGLETMCIGGGQGLAAVFERV
- a CDS encoding IclR family transcriptional regulator, with the translated sequence MTATEPTEKILPSPDYVQSLARGLAVIRCFDNRNQRRTLSDVARATDLTRATARRFLLTLVELGYVATDGSAFWLTPRVLELGYSYLSSLSLPEVAQPHLEKLSHKVHESSSVSILDGADIVYVARVPVSRIMTVGITIGTRLPAYATSMGRVLLAGLPDDELDAYLEKLDIQRLTERTITARDDLKAAILAVRADGICVLDQELEAGLRSMAAPIRNASGLTVAAVNISTPAARYSLEDLHSDLIPSLRVTATDIEQDLATVNR